A single region of the Lycium barbarum isolate Lr01 chromosome 2, ASM1917538v2, whole genome shotgun sequence genome encodes:
- the LOC132624764 gene encoding uncharacterized protein LOC132624764 gives MKESSLMRVLFCKIHCPFICFCKPSAAHLYTPGPLKLQSTQHVVSLPHQQSELKEESLEPSGNGNGNGLKSCIRKGPVVGPKRVQWMDNIGKELVEIKEFESSETGDTDTEEETRHCLCIIL, from the exons ATGAAGGAAAGCAGTTTGATGAGGGTTTTGTTCTGCAAAATCCATTGTCCGTTTATTTGTTTCTGTAAACCCTCTGCTGCTCATCTTTACACTCCAGGTCCATTGAAATTGCAAAGTACCCAACATGTTGTTTCTCTTCCTCATCAACAATCCGAGCTCAAAGAAGAGAGTCTAGAACCTTCTGGAAATGGAAATGGAAATGGTCTTAAAAGCTGTATTAGGAAAGGTCCTGTTGTTGGACCTAAGAGAGTTCAATGGATGGATAACATAGGAAAAGAACTTGTTGAGATCAAGGAGTTTGAATCCAG TGAAACTGGAGATACTGACACTGAAGAGGAGACAAGACATTGTCTATGCATTATTCTTTGA
- the LOC132624754 gene encoding protein MET1, chloroplastic, which produces MATTTSYTSFCSLLKLNQTKQNPSSSSSLLKVNQVRNQLCFSISTSSHHLGRASILVVKASETEAAKAKGGKEGEEEEVKYEEYEVEILQPYGLKFTKGRDGGTYIDAIAPGGSADKTGKFTVGDKVLATSAVFGEEIWPAAEYGRTMYTIRQRIGPLLMKMQKRYGKVEEAGELTEKEIIRAERNAGFISDRVREIQLTNARRKKEQKEQRERDLREGLQLSKNAKYEEALEKFESVLGSRPTGNEAAVASYNVACCYSKLNQLQAGLSALKDAMEAGFEDFKRIRTDPDLANLRTSEDFETLMKKYDESFINENAINAIKSLFGFNKK; this is translated from the exons ATGGCTACTACCACTAGCTACACCTCATTCTGTTCTTTGCTTAAGCTCAATCAAACGAAGCAAAacccatcttcttcttcttctttgcttAAGGTTAATCAAGTCAGGAATCAGCTATGTTTTAGCATTTCAACAAGTAGCCACCATTTAGGAAGAGCTTCAATCTTGGTGGTTAAAGCTTCAGAAACAGAGGCAGCTAAAGCAAAGGGGGGAAAAGAAGGGGAAGAAGAAGAAGTGAAGTATGAAGAGTATGAAGTAGAGATTCTGCAGCCTTATGGACTGAAATTTACCAAAGGCAGAGATGGGGGTACTTACATTGATGCCATTGCTCCTGGAGGTTCTGCTGATAAGACTGGCAAATTCACTGTTGGAGATAAAGTCCTTGCCACCAG TGCAGTGTTTGGAGAAGAAATATGGCCTGCTGCTGAATATGGAAGAACAATGTACACTATCAGACAGAGAATTGGACCCTTGCTCATGAAGATGCAAAAGAGATATG GGAAGGTGGAAGAAGCAGGTGAATTGACAGAAAAGGAAATTATCAGAGCAGAGAGGAATGCTGGTTTCATTAGTGATAGAGTTAGGGAAATTCAA TTGACAAATGCTCGGAGGAAGAAAGAACAAAAAGAGCAAAGAGAAAGGGATCTTCGTGAAGGACTCCAACTTTCTAA GAATGCCAAATACGAAGAAGCACTAGAAAAGTTTGAGTCTGTGTTAGGATCAAGACCAACTGGAAATGAAGCTGCTGTGGCAAGTTACAATGTTGCCTGTTGTTATTCCAAGCTTAATCAG CTTCAAGCCGGCTTATCTGCCTTGAAGGATGCAATGGAAGCAGGATTTGAAGATTTTAAG AGAATCAGGACAGACCCCGATCTTGCCAATCTAAGGACGTCTGAGGATTTTGAGACTCTCATGAAAAAGTATGATGAATCGTTCATCAATGAAAATGCCATCAATGCGATTAAGTCCCTGTTTGGCTTCAACAAGAAATAG
- the LOC132624774 gene encoding L-ascorbate oxidase homolog, with protein MERTSLTIVALLVCLSVVAVKAEDPYLFFEWNVTYGTISPLGVPLQGILINGQLPGPRINCTSNNNIVVNVFNHLDEPLLLTWNGVQQRKNSWQDGTPGTMCPIMPGTNFTYRFQVKDQIGSFFYFPTTDLHRAAGGFGAINVHSRALIPVPFDNPADDYNVFVGDWYNKGYKSLKKILDGGRTIGRPDGIHINGKSVKVGDKVAEPLFTMEAGKTYRYRFCNVGMRTSVNVRIQGHPMKLVEMEGSHTVQNIYESLDLHVGQCFSVLVTADQEPKDYYMIVSSRFLKQAHLSSVAIIRYANGKGPASSDLPAPPPENTQGIAWSINQFRSFRWNLTASAARPNPQGSYHYGQINITRTFKIVNSRSEVDGKLRFALNGISHTGADTPFKLAEYFGATDKIFKYDLMADEPLTDLNKVTVAPNIKNATFRNFVEIIFENREKTIQTYHLDGYSFFAVAIEPGMWTPEKRKNYNLVDAISRHSIQVYPNSWAAVMTTLDNAGLWSLRSDMWERFYLGQQLYFSVLSPARSLRDEYNLPDNQPLCGIVKSMPMPSPYKA; from the coding sequence ATGGAGAGAACTAGTTTGACAATTGTGGCTTTGCTGGTTTGCCTCTCAGTTGTGGCGGTGAAAGCCGAGGACCCTTACCTCTTCTTTGAATGGAATGTCACCTACGGCACAATTTCTCCATTAGGTGTGCCACTACAGGGAATCCTCATAAATGGGCAGCTCCCCGGACCCAGGATCAACTGCACCTCCAATAACAACATTGTTGTAAATGTATTCAACCATCTAGATGAGCCCTTGCTCTTAACCTGGAATGGTGTCCAACAAAGGAAGAATTCGTGGCAGGATGGTACCCCAGGAACCATGTGCCCTATCATGCCCGGTACAAACTTCACCTACCGTTTCCAGGTCAAGGACCAGATTGGTAGCTTCTTTTATTTCCCCACAACAGACTTGCATCGTGCCGCTGGTGGTTTTGGTGCCATCAATGTCCATAGCCGTGCTCTTATCCCCGTTCCTTTTGACAATCCTGCCGATGATTATAACGTCTTCGTGGGTGATTGGTACAACAAGGGTTACAAGTCCTTGAAGAAGATCTTAGATGGGGGGCGCACAATTGGCAGGCCCGATGGCATCCACATTAATGGAAAATCTGTCAAGGTTGGTGACAAGGTTGCCGAACCACTCTTCACTATGGAGGCTGGCAAGACCTATAGGTACAGATTTTGCAATGTCGGCATGAGGACATCAGTCAACGTCAGGATTCAAGGCCACCCCATGAAGTTGGTGGAAATGGAGGGATCCCACACTGTGCAGAACATCTATGAGTCCCTTGACCTCCATGTTGGTCAATGTTTTTCAGTGTTGGTCACTGCTGATCAAGAACCCAAGGACTATTACATGATTGTTTCTAGCAGGTTCTTGAAGCAAGCACATCTCTCCTCTGTGGCTATCATTCGATATGCCAATGGCAAGGGACCAGCATCTTCTGACCTCCCAGCACCTCCACCAGAAAACACCCAAGGCATTGCCTGGTCCATTAACCAGTTTCGCTCCTTCAGATGGAACCTTACTGCTAGTGCTGCCCGCCCCAACCCTCAGGGATCCTACCACTACGGACAAATAAACATCACCCGCACTTTCAAGATTGTCAACTCTAGGAGCGAAGTAGATGGAAAGCTTCGATTCGCCTTGAACGGTATCTCCCACACCGGTGCAGACACCCCATTCAAGCTCGCTGAATACTTCGGAGCCACTGATAAGATCTTCAAGTATGATCTCATGGCTGATGAACCCCTAACTGACCTAAACAAGGTGACTGTTGCCCCCAATATCAAGAATGCCACCTTCCGTAACTTTGTAGAGATCATCTTTGAGAACCGTGAAAAGACCATTCAAACCTATCATTTGGACGGATATTCCTTCTTCGCAGTAGCCATTGAGCCTGGGATGTGGACACCCGAGAAAAGAAAGAATTACAACTTGGTGGATGCAATAAGCAGACATAGTATCCAAGTCTATCCAAACTCATGGGCCGCGGTGATGACAACCCTAGACAATGCTGGACTATGGAGCTTGAGATCAGATATGTGGGAGAGGTTCTACTTAGGACAACAACTCTACTTTAGTGTTCTCTCACCTGCTCGCTCT